The following are encoded together in the Oncorhynchus nerka isolate Pitt River linkage group LG23, Oner_Uvic_2.0, whole genome shotgun sequence genome:
- the LOC115107056 gene encoding RAD51-associated protein 1-like — protein sequence MATFMIRSLKHLSNNIILTIAKEKKTDMERPSRKTKLVNYSDFQDLADDDDFASVKAPPSKKAKESVKEPAQEKSKKSSNKASSQETSSQPIGHKNRKPLDEKLYDRDLEAALTLSLLKTTEMNEEQCSYNPEKYVKNQPQRDGENLDLSLRLSNSCVDINLLGLDQITNDRGSPCAPSKQRKAASKATEQQRSMLKDGDEDYNPKGTPDSESDADFSDPAESDDDEFTVKKPKKKNTEEKTAKKEQPKAKQPSKPSKTKPHLTGTPSLKTPTLGRSPTAKPASVPKSSPAASPVSRPAVSGSPAGGRIPKWNPPGHVGRSPGSSQIAPVKSPGQGLRLGLSRMVRVKPLHPSVASH from the exons ATGGCTACTTTTATGATACGATCATTAAAACATTTGAGCAATAATATAATTTTAACCATCGCTAAAGAAAAGAAAACTGATATGGAGCGACCATCGAG GAAGACAAAGCTTGTAAATTATTCAGATTTCCAGGACTTGGCTGATG ATGATGATTTTGCCTCTGTGAAAGCACCACCCAGCAAAAAAGCCAAGGAGAGTGTGAAAGAGCCAGCGCAGGAGAAGAGCAAGAAATCTTCAAACAAGGCCTCCAGTCAAGAGACTAGCTCACAACCCATAGGCCACAAGAACAG GAAACCATTGGATGAGAAGCTGTATGACAGAGATTTGGAAGCAGCTCTTACTTTGTCGTTGCTTAAAACCACCGAGATGAATGAGGAACAATGTTCTTATAATCCAG AAAAATATGTCAAGAATCAACCACAAAGAGATGGTGAAAATCTGGATCTATCATTACGCCTTTCCAACTCCTGTGTGGACATCAACCTTTTAG GCCTTGACCAGATCACGAATGATCGGGGATCCCCTTGCGCCCCCTCCAAACAGAGGAAGGCAGCTTCCAAGGCTACAGAGCAGCAAAGGAGCATGCTGAAGGATGGCGATGAGGACTACAATCCCAAAGGGACACCAG ATTCAGAGAGTGATGCTGATTTCAGTGATCCAGCTGAAAGTGATGATGATGAGTTCACAGTAAAGAAACCaaagaaaaagaacacagaaGAGAAGACAGCCAAGAAGGAGCAACCAAAAGCTAAACAGCCTTCAAAACCATCAAAAACCAAACCACATTTGACAG GGACTCCCAGTCTAAAAACTCCCACCTTAGGTAGAAGTCCAACTGCCAAGCCAGCCTCCGTGCCCAAGAGTTCCCCTGCCGCTTCTCCTGTCTCCAGGCCTGCAGTCTCTGGCAGTCCAGCAGGGGGCAGAATACCCAAGTGGAATCCTCCAG GTCACGTTGGAAGAAGTCCCGGCTCATCACAGATTGCCCCAGTCAAGTCTCCAGGGCAGGGTCTAAGACTTGGACTGTCTCGCATGGTGCGGGTCAAACCCCTTCACCCCAGTGTTGCTAGTCACTGA